Proteins found in one Aneurinibacillus uraniidurans genomic segment:
- the fabF gene encoding beta-ketoacyl-ACP synthase II: MENRVVVTGVGAVTPVGNDAKTFWESLLAGKSGVGLITAFDTTEYPAKIAAEVKDFNPEEYIERKDVKRTDRFVQFAVAAAKMAVADAGLDISEENAERVGVYIGSGIGGLGTMEDQIKTLMEKGPRRISPFFVPMMIANMASGQASIALGAKGPNSAAITACASATHSIGDAFKIIQRGQADAMITGGAEASIRPVAVAGFSNAKALSTRNDEPTRASRPFDLDRDGFVMGEGSGVIVLESLEHAKKRGATILAEVVGYGMSADAYHVTQPAPGGEGAARAMNMAIADANLKPEEISYINAHGTSTEYNDKFETMAIKKSLGDHAYKVAISSTKSMTGHLLGAAGGIEAVVSVLALRDQIVPPTINYETPDPECDLDYVPNEARKMDVNVVMSNSLGFGGHNATLVFKKFVE; this comes from the coding sequence ATGGAAAATCGCGTAGTAGTAACAGGTGTTGGTGCAGTTACACCAGTCGGCAATGACGCCAAAACATTCTGGGAGTCTCTTTTGGCAGGTAAATCGGGCGTGGGCCTGATTACAGCATTCGATACGACAGAATACCCGGCAAAAATTGCAGCCGAAGTGAAAGATTTTAACCCGGAAGAGTATATTGAACGCAAAGATGTGAAGCGTACAGACCGATTTGTACAATTTGCAGTAGCGGCAGCTAAAATGGCTGTTGCAGATGCGGGTCTTGATATCAGCGAAGAAAATGCAGAGCGTGTTGGCGTCTACATTGGTTCCGGTATCGGTGGCCTTGGCACGATGGAAGATCAGATTAAGACGCTGATGGAGAAAGGCCCACGTCGTATTAGTCCGTTCTTCGTTCCGATGATGATTGCCAATATGGCATCAGGTCAGGCGTCGATTGCCCTCGGTGCTAAAGGACCGAACAGTGCGGCGATTACCGCTTGTGCAAGTGCGACGCATTCGATTGGCGACGCGTTCAAAATTATTCAGCGTGGTCAAGCTGATGCGATGATTACTGGCGGTGCAGAAGCATCTATTCGCCCAGTAGCCGTAGCTGGATTTAGCAATGCGAAAGCATTATCTACACGCAATGATGAGCCTACGCGTGCAAGTCGACCATTTGATCTGGACCGTGATGGCTTCGTTATGGGAGAAGGTTCTGGTGTTATCGTTTTGGAATCGCTTGAACATGCGAAGAAACGTGGTGCAACAATTTTGGCAGAAGTCGTTGGGTATGGCATGAGCGCGGATGCGTATCATGTGACACAACCGGCTCCGGGTGGAGAAGGTGCAGCGCGGGCGATGAATATGGCCATTGCGGATGCAAACTTGAAGCCAGAAGAAATTAGCTATATTAATGCACATGGAACATCTACAGAATACAACGACAAGTTTGAAACGATGGCAATTAAAAAGTCGCTTGGCGATCATGCGTACAAAGTAGCGATCAGCTCTACGAAGTCGATGACTGGCCATTTGCTTGGTGCAGCGGGTGGAATCGAGGCAGTTGTTTCTGTGCTCGCATTGCGTGACCAGATCGTGCCGCCGACGATTAACTATGAAACACCGGATCCAGAATGCGACCTTGATTATGTACCGAATGAAGCGAGAAAAATGGATGTAAACGTAGTAATGTCCAACTCACTCGGTTTTGGTGGTCATAATGCAACCCTCGTTTTCAAAAAGTTTGTCGAGTAA